CCCGGCAACTATCTTCGTCCAGGACGAGGCGGACCGCGTCCAGCCCCATGGACCTGACAATCTCCTCGACGAAACCGGGCAGTTCCTCCAGGGTCCTAATGGACTGGATTCGTCGGATGTCGGATTGAAGACGGTGGAAGATGTTCAGGGCCTGCAGAAAACGCTGCTCACCGCCCCGCTTGGCTTCGGCCAATCTCCTGGCCGATTCCGTCAATCGCTCCAGCTCCTCCAGAATTCTCGCGTGTTCCCGACGGAGGGCGTCAACGGCCGACCTGATCTGCCCCGCATCCTGAAAAGCCACGGCCCTGTCCAGGGCGGCAAGATGTTCTTCGAATTGATCCATGGGTTGCTTCACATATTTGTCCGAGAATCTATCCGGAGCCGCCTGGCCCGGCAAGTGCATATTTCCCCTTCGACCGACCCTCTCCGGATCGATTGGCTGAAAAATTGCATTAAATCTCCGCAGGAGGAGCCAGACCATGCAGGCAAGTATGTACAGCGGCCTTTTCGGGGCCATGACCCAGGAAGCACGCCTGGACGTGATCGCCAACAATTTGGCCAACGCCAACACCACCGGCTTCAAGAAGGACAATTTGGCCTTCAGGAACACGTTCCGGCTCTACGCCCACGACAGAATCGATCCCAACAGAGCGCTTCAGGACGACATCCCCTGGGTCAAGGATGAGCAATTGTCCATGACCCGAATCGGTCGCCACCACGTGGACTTTTCCCAGGGCGGACTCAGGAGGACGGACAACGAGCTCGATCTGGCCCTGAACGGTGAGGGATTCCTCAAAGTCCGTACCCCTGATGGGGATTTCTACACCCGTAGCGGCCAGTTCCAGCTGAACGCTGCCGGCCAGGTGGCGTCGGCCTCCGGAAATCTCCTTCTGGGACAGGCCGGGCCCATGACCCTCGAAGAAGGGAGCCGGGTCCAGATCGACAACTCCGGAGGCGTGTACGTCAACGGCGAACTGGTCGACACCCTTGATGTGGTCAGCTTCGAGGACCTCAGGGTCCTGGAAAAAATCGGGGACAACCTCTTCCGGGTCAGGCCCGAGGTCATGGCCCAGGAAATCCCGGCCGAGGGGACCATGATCGAACAGGGGGCACTGGAGAGTTCGAACGTCGAGGTGGTCCGGGAAATGGTCAACATGATCGAGACCCTGCGCATCTTCGAGGCCTGTCAAAAAAGCATGCAGGACAGTTTGCAGAACGACCAGAAGGTCATGACCGAGGTCGGCAAGACCAGATAGCTTGGCCCGCATGGGCCTGGAGGAGAACCGATATGATACGATCCCTGTGGACGGGCGCTTCGGGAATGATCGCCCAACAATTGAGCATCGACGTTATCGCCAACAACCTGGCCAACGTGAACACGACCGGGTTCAAGAAAAGCCGAGCCGAGTTCGAAGACCTCATGTACCAGAACCTGAAAATCGCCGGAGTCCAGAACGTCAACGGTGACCGCCTGCCCACGGGCATCCAGATCGGCCTGGGCGTCCGGCCCACGGACGTGCACAAAATCTTTACCCAGGGCGACTTCAAACACACCGGCAACCCGCTGGACATCGTCATTCAAGGTGACGGGTTCTTTCTCCTCAACGTCAACGGTGAGGAAGCTTACACCAGGGCCGGGGCCTTCAAACCCGATGCCGACAACCGACTCGTCAACGCCAACGGATACCCTCTACAGCCCGAATTCACCATACCCAATGAGGCCACAAATTTTGTCGTAACTGAAGACGGTCGTATAAGCGCCTTGGACTCGGCCGGGAATGAGCTAGCCTCCGTGGACATCCAAATCTATACATTCATCAACCCTGCCGGATTGAAGGCCATGGGCCGCAACCTCTACCTGGCCGCCGAAGGGTCAGGAGACCCCATCGAAGGCACGCCGGGCACCGACAACTTCGGCACTCTGGCCCAGGGCTATCTGGAATCCTCCAATGTCGAACTGGTGGATGAGATGGTCAGCATGATCGTCGGCCAGAGGGCCTACGAGATCAACTCCAAGACCGTGACCACCTCGGACGAAATGCTCAAGATGGCCATGCAGCTCAAGAGGTAGGGTGAGAGGATGAGGTCGTCATTGGTCATCGGTCTGGCTTGCCGCATCTGGCTGTGCTTGGTTGTGGCCGTATCCTTCCATACCCAGGCCTGGGCCGGACTGCCTCCGGACAGGATCCATGTCCTCGATTCGGTCTGCGTTGATGCCGACGACATCAGCCTGAAAGATATCACCCGGGCCTCAGGACCCCACGCCGAGGCCTTGCGTGAGGCCTTCGGTGCCGAGATCGTAGCCACCTTCAGCGCCTCCGGCCCCGACCGGATGACTATCTCCGGGGCCACCCTCGCCAGTCGTCTTGAAGAGATTCTTG
The sequence above is a segment of the Deltaproteobacteria bacterium genome. Coding sequences within it:
- the flgF gene encoding flagellar basal-body rod protein FlgF; amino-acid sequence: MQASMYSGLFGAMTQEARLDVIANNLANANTTGFKKDNLAFRNTFRLYAHDRIDPNRALQDDIPWVKDEQLSMTRIGRHHVDFSQGGLRRTDNELDLALNGEGFLKVRTPDGDFYTRSGQFQLNAAGQVASASGNLLLGQAGPMTLEEGSRVQIDNSGGVYVNGELVDTLDVVSFEDLRVLEKIGDNLFRVRPEVMAQEIPAEGTMIEQGALESSNVEVVREMVNMIETLRIFEACQKSMQDSLQNDQKVMTEVGKTR
- the flgG gene encoding flagellar basal-body rod protein FlgG; this encodes MIRSLWTGASGMIAQQLSIDVIANNLANVNTTGFKKSRAEFEDLMYQNLKIAGVQNVNGDRLPTGIQIGLGVRPTDVHKIFTQGDFKHTGNPLDIVIQGDGFFLLNVNGEEAYTRAGAFKPDADNRLVNANGYPLQPEFTIPNEATNFVVTEDGRISALDSAGNELASVDIQIYTFINPAGLKAMGRNLYLAAEGSGDPIEGTPGTDNFGTLAQGYLESSNVELVDEMVSMIVGQRAYEINSKTVTTSDEMLKMAMQLKR